A portion of the Shewanella sp. SNU WT4 genome contains these proteins:
- a CDS encoding ABC transporter transmembrane domain-containing protein has translation MSESNHLSSTESVKVSASTAGQHKAINQTADTARIPLKNTPAVLRWIAAFLKPYRNKVIAALVCLLVGSFAWLSLGQGVKLLVDNGFSRGETEALNQVMLTLLIIISISSTAVFCRFYLMSWLGERVTNDIRQHIYQQLLQLSPAFYAKERTGEVISRFTADTSLIQTVIGSSLSMALRSSVTAIGALVMMAFTSWQLTALVLLAVPVVFGPIILLGKRVRQLSRTSQDKVAELGAYIDETLHEIHTVQAYGHESIDKRHFAEQTQTIMQAATERIKYRALLIAIVMFLSIVAIVLVTWYGAFQVMNGQLSGGELSAFLFYAVMVATAMATISEVISDIQRAAGATERLIELADSQSELVQVAMPTTLPHSASLDIHFEQVHFSYPNHQENPVFSDLNLHIATGSKVALVGPSGAGKSSILALLQRFYDVQRGSIRLAGIDIKQLSLQQLRAQFGLVPQDPVIFATSVLENVRYGRADASLDEVKQACKAARADEFIADFPEGYDTYLGERGVRLSGGQKQRIAIARAILADRPILLLDEATSALDAISEIKVKQALDQLMQHKTSLIIAHRLSTVMNADCIIVLDKGQIIASGTHGQLMQTSPLYRDFASLQLLDEQHPDFRAAAGLAAS, from the coding sequence ATGAGTGAGTCGAACCACTTAAGCTCAACAGAATCTGTCAAAGTAAGCGCGTCCACTGCGGGCCAGCATAAAGCCATCAATCAAACCGCTGACACTGCGCGCATCCCCCTTAAAAACACGCCTGCGGTACTGCGCTGGATTGCTGCATTTCTTAAGCCATATCGAAATAAAGTCATCGCTGCCTTAGTGTGTTTATTGGTGGGTTCTTTCGCTTGGTTATCTTTAGGCCAAGGGGTTAAATTATTAGTTGATAACGGCTTTAGTCGCGGCGAGACAGAGGCGCTTAATCAAGTGATGCTGACATTACTCATCATTATCAGCATAAGTAGCACAGCAGTTTTTTGCCGTTTCTATCTAATGAGTTGGCTAGGTGAGCGCGTGACTAACGATATTCGCCAGCACATCTATCAGCAATTATTGCAACTCTCCCCCGCGTTTTATGCCAAAGAGCGCACTGGCGAAGTGATTAGTCGCTTTACTGCCGATACCAGCCTTATTCAAACCGTTATAGGTTCCAGCTTATCTATGGCGCTGCGCTCAAGTGTGACTGCCATTGGCGCTTTAGTGATGATGGCCTTTACCAGTTGGCAATTAACTGCCTTGGTACTTTTAGCCGTACCTGTGGTATTTGGCCCCATCATCTTGCTGGGTAAGCGCGTGCGCCAGTTATCCCGCACCAGTCAAGACAAGGTGGCAGAGCTTGGCGCTTACATAGATGAAACCTTACATGAAATTCATACAGTGCAAGCCTATGGCCATGAAAGCATAGATAAACGTCACTTTGCTGAGCAAACCCAAACCATAATGCAGGCGGCGACTGAGCGCATTAAGTATCGCGCGCTGCTTATCGCCATAGTGATGTTTTTATCCATTGTCGCCATAGTGTTAGTCACTTGGTATGGCGCCTTTCAAGTCATGAATGGTCAGTTAAGTGGCGGCGAATTATCGGCCTTTTTGTTTTATGCCGTGATGGTAGCAACCGCTATGGCCACTATTAGTGAAGTCATTAGTGATATTCAGCGCGCAGCGGGCGCCACCGAGCGCTTAATTGAGCTTGCAGACTCTCAAAGTGAATTAGTGCAAGTAGCGATGCCAACCACGTTACCGCACTCAGCCAGCTTAGATATTCACTTTGAGCAAGTGCACTTTAGTTATCCAAATCATCAAGAAAACCCCGTATTTAGTGACTTAAACTTGCATATTGCCACAGGTAGCAAAGTCGCGTTAGTGGGGCCAAGTGGTGCTGGCAAGTCGAGTATTTTAGCCTTGCTACAGCGCTTTTATGATGTGCAGCGCGGCAGCATTCGCTTGGCGGGTATTGATATTAAGCAGTTAAGTTTGCAGCAACTGCGGGCACAATTTGGCTTAGTGCCGCAAGACCCAGTTATTTTTGCCACCAGCGTGCTGGAAAATGTGCGCTATGGCCGCGCAGACGCAAGCCTTGATGAAGTAAAGCAAGCCTGCAAAGCCGCCAGAGCGGATGAGTTTATTGCCGATTTCCCTGAAGGCTATGACACTTATTTAGGTGAGCGGGGGGTGCGTTTATCCGGTGGACAAAAACAGCGGATTGCCATTGCTCGCGCCATATTAGCCGACCGCCCCATCTTACTGTTAGATGAAGCCACCAGCGCGCTCGATGCCATTAGTGAAATCAAAGTGAAGCAAGCCCTTGATCAGTTAATGCAGCATAAAACTAGCCTCATCATAGCCCACCGCTTAAGCACAGTCATGAATGCCGATTGCATAATAGTGTTAGATAAGGGCCAAATCATAGCCAGCGGCACCCATGGCCAATTGATGCAAACATCGCCTTTATATCGCGACTTTGCGAGCTTGCAGTTATTAGATGAACAGCACCCGGATTTTAGGGCGGCAGCAGGGCTTGCGGCTTCTTAA
- the hutZ gene encoding heme utilization protein HutZ — MTTRIEQRIDEQQAENHTQERLASKLLPEINQFKHSRHTLQLATCDQHGLPNASYAPYALADKGFYILVSDMARHGMNLKQSSLVSVMLLEDESEAKTVFARKRLTFDAHAKCIGRDNPDFNLGVAALTARFGDMIAELAALADFNLYQLRPQQGLYVKGFGQAFKLSGDELLEVSWQNAGQHGVAQPLSPA, encoded by the coding sequence ATGACAACCCGTATTGAACAACGCATCGATGAACAGCAGGCTGAAAACCACACGCAAGAACGTTTAGCCAGTAAACTATTGCCTGAAATTAATCAATTTAAACACAGCCGCCATACCTTGCAGCTCGCCACTTGCGATCAACATGGTTTACCTAACGCAAGCTATGCGCCTTATGCATTAGCAGATAAAGGTTTTTATATTCTGGTTAGCGATATGGCGCGCCACGGCATGAACCTAAAGCAATCATCCTTAGTGTCTGTCATGCTGCTTGAAGACGAAAGCGAAGCCAAAACCGTATTTGCGCGCAAGCGTCTTACCTTTGATGCTCATGCCAAATGCATTGGCCGCGATAACCCTGATTTTAACTTAGGGGTTGCCGCCTTAACCGCGCGATTTGGCGACATGATCGCTGAACTTGCCGCCCTGGCCGATTTTAATCTTTATCAATTAAGGCCGCAGCAAGGTCTGTACGTTAAAGGCTTTGGCCAAGCATTTAAGCTAAGTGGTGATGAGTTATTAGAAGTGAGTTGGCAAAACGCAGGTCAACATGGCGTAGCGCAACCCCTTAGCCCTGCGTAA
- the hutX gene encoding heme utilization cystosolic carrier protein HutX, with protein MNMINHHIIATLQAEPQASPSDLAQKLEVSELLIYQHLPPQQVHWLPSALAQELLEALPEWGNLMTIVLLAGNVFEFKGPFPKGKLGLGYFNLYSKHDGMYGHLLLSSFAAIALVSRPLRGRASYAICFFAASGDVIFKIYLGRDQAGELFPEQVHNFNQLKQLTADC; from the coding sequence ATGAATATGATTAACCACCACATAATAGCCACCTTGCAGGCAGAACCCCAAGCAAGCCCAAGTGATCTCGCCCAAAAGCTTGAAGTCAGTGAACTCTTGATTTATCAGCATTTACCGCCACAGCAAGTGCATTGGCTGCCAAGCGCGCTGGCGCAAGAGTTACTTGAAGCCCTGCCAGAGTGGGGCAACTTAATGACCATAGTGCTGCTCGCAGGTAATGTTTTTGAATTTAAAGGCCCTTTCCCTAAAGGCAAACTCGGGCTCGGGTATTTTAATCTCTACAGTAAGCACGATGGCATGTATGGCCACTTGTTACTGTCAAGCTTTGCCGCCATTGCGCTCGTAAGCCGCCCTCTGCGCGGGCGAGCAAGCTATGCCATCTGCTTTTTTGCGGCCAGTGGCGATGTCATTTTCAAGATTTATTTAGGGCGAGATCAAGCGGGAGAATTATTCCCAGAACAAGTACACAATTTCAATCAACTTAAACAGTTAACCGCAGACTGTTAA
- a CDS encoding TonB-dependent hemoglobin/transferrin/lactoferrin family receptor — translation MSVKPLTLAVLAGLNLIPLAHATSPNQTLTEVLVSASRIEEQASDSSRSVAVIDEQEIAVTQPQSVPQALAGAANVNVTNGPRASSQAVEIRGIGGDRVLQTVDGTRQNTSSGHRGTYFLDPEMLKSIEVIRGPASSLWGSGAIGGVVAQNTRSAKDFLEDEQSFGGYIKQGYEANGDRTKTSGALFGQDDAWDWLVNGAYFDGNNIDLGNGQQLQHSGNNGYSSMAKLGWQANDLNRLQLTGRVNQINELVPSNPGADVGRSVPLVQRNTDDKHLSLDYQFQSSSSALLDGNAKLYYNQAKYDEQRIALKQTDNTDYQTLGFSLVNRSRFGELAFIYGLDGYQDKLSTVRDDSGQVGQRPDDIDANAKVWGSFIQADIPLLEHVTLSPALRYDSFNNTSDSLDLSSRDDKWSPSVGLTWKTAQWLTLSARYDQAFRAPSMTEMFSTGSHYCIPSIPGFLPNGLCNRFKINPDLQAETARNKELKAQVQLSELMGDDDLSLSLNLFRNDIDDFIIQQVENPLMGIPGFEQTTTWNNVQDAKLQGFEFNARYRIEQTHLSLDYGQTQGTDNATGEYLESIPANKLTIDLSQGLWSNDVTLGTRYMYTASQNKLPSTSSHTDFDAYGLWDVYVAWEPSSGSLNGLRLDAGIDNLTDEYYRQAWQTLYSQGRNFKLSARFTF, via the coding sequence ATGTCGGTAAAACCTCTGACCTTGGCCGTTTTAGCAGGACTTAATCTCATCCCTTTGGCTCATGCCACCAGCCCAAATCAAACATTGACTGAAGTCTTAGTCAGCGCAAGTCGCATTGAAGAGCAAGCCTCAGATTCAAGTCGCTCGGTCGCTGTGATAGATGAGCAAGAAATCGCAGTGACTCAACCTCAGTCAGTTCCACAAGCGCTCGCTGGGGCTGCCAACGTCAATGTGACCAATGGCCCAAGAGCGAGCAGTCAAGCCGTTGAAATTCGTGGTATTGGCGGTGATAGAGTGCTGCAAACTGTTGATGGCACCAGGCAAAACACCAGTTCAGGCCATAGAGGCACCTACTTTTTAGACCCAGAAATGCTCAAATCCATCGAAGTCATTCGCGGCCCTGCCAGCAGCCTGTGGGGCAGCGGCGCCATTGGCGGCGTAGTGGCGCAAAATACCCGTTCAGCTAAAGATTTTTTAGAGGACGAGCAATCATTCGGCGGGTATATCAAGCAAGGTTATGAAGCCAATGGTGATAGAACCAAAACCAGCGGCGCGCTCTTTGGACAAGATGATGCTTGGGATTGGTTAGTCAATGGTGCTTACTTTGATGGAAATAACATTGATTTAGGCAACGGCCAGCAATTACAACACAGTGGTAATAATGGTTATTCGTCAATGGCTAAACTTGGCTGGCAAGCCAATGATCTTAATCGCCTGCAATTAACCGGGCGCGTTAATCAGATTAATGAACTGGTTCCAAGTAACCCAGGTGCAGACGTTGGCCGCAGCGTGCCATTAGTGCAGCGCAATACTGACGATAAGCACCTAAGTCTTGATTATCAGTTCCAATCAAGCAGCAGTGCGTTACTCGATGGCAATGCCAAGCTGTATTACAACCAAGCTAAGTATGATGAACAGCGCATCGCACTTAAACAAACCGACAACACTGACTATCAAACCTTAGGCTTTAGCTTGGTTAATCGCTCACGCTTTGGCGAGCTAGCCTTTATTTACGGTCTTGATGGCTATCAAGATAAATTATCGACAGTGCGCGATGACAGCGGCCAAGTAGGCCAACGCCCCGATGATATTGACGCCAACGCTAAGGTTTGGGGCAGCTTTATTCAGGCCGATATTCCACTGCTTGAGCATGTCACCTTAAGCCCAGCATTAAGATACGATAGCTTTAACAACACCAGTGACAGCTTAGATTTATCCAGTCGTGATGATAAATGGTCGCCATCTGTGGGGCTTACTTGGAAAACCGCTCAGTGGCTCACGTTAAGCGCTCGTTACGATCAGGCGTTTCGCGCCCCGAGCATGACCGAGATGTTCTCAACCGGTAGCCATTACTGCATTCCATCCATCCCAGGCTTTTTACCCAATGGATTATGTAACCGCTTTAAAATCAACCCCGACCTACAAGCCGAAACCGCTCGCAATAAAGAGTTAAAAGCGCAAGTGCAGTTAAGCGAGCTCATGGGTGATGATGACTTAAGCTTGAGCCTTAACTTATTTCGCAATGACATCGATGACTTCATTATTCAGCAAGTTGAAAATCCGCTCATGGGCATCCCAGGCTTTGAGCAAACAACCACTTGGAATAACGTGCAAGACGCGAAATTACAAGGTTTTGAATTTAATGCGCGCTATCGCATCGAGCAAACACACCTAAGCCTCGACTATGGTCAAACTCAAGGCACAGATAATGCTACCGGCGAATATTTAGAGAGCATTCCGGCTAATAAGCTCACCATCGACTTAAGCCAAGGCCTGTGGAGTAACGATGTCACTCTAGGCACGCGCTACATGTATACCGCAAGCCAAAATAAGCTGCCAAGTACCTCAAGCCACACTGACTTTGACGCTTATGGATTATGGGACGTCTATGTCGCGTGGGAGCCATCAAGTGGCAGCTTAAACGGTTTACGCCTAGATGCTGGCATAGACAATTTAACCGATGAGTATTACCGCCAAGCATGGCAGACCTTGTACTCCCAAGGCCGTAATTTCAAATTATCCGCGCGCTTTACTTTCTAA
- a CDS encoding energy transducer TonB — MTPKRYLLCSPLALALCAIAFAQHSEPMAIKSGVGHEVSQRLQLQLTAATTQIKSESASEPIVAAVSHAHALSAPSSPNSSIVTKTAEKPLETGVHKPVINPAMTSERSVPSKPFSSEARPKAQASNNAPATETVQDDEATTVLNESALALNEAAKVNRVEPLTASSRMPNSMLDSSANAQPQYLSQPQSKAAPVSLSKADYASAPTPPTYPKLARKRGLEGTVQLEVFFNHYGQAQSLSVLTSSGHRVLDEAALAAVKTWHFLAPNHLSAGLFRVEVPVRFALN; from the coding sequence GTGACGCCTAAACGCTATTTATTATGTTCGCCCTTGGCGCTGGCATTGTGCGCTATAGCATTTGCCCAGCACTCAGAACCTATGGCCATTAAATCTGGGGTAGGCCATGAGGTAAGCCAGAGGTTGCAATTGCAGTTAACTGCGGCAACGACTCAGATAAAATCTGAGTCAGCATCTGAACCAATAGTTGCTGCCGTTTCGCATGCGCATGCGTTAAGCGCACCAAGCTCACCAAATAGCTCAATAGTGACTAAAACGGCAGAAAAACCACTCGAGACAGGGGTTCATAAGCCAGTAATTAATCCAGCAATGACCTCTGAACGCTCTGTGCCATCAAAGCCATTCAGCAGTGAAGCTAGGCCTAAGGCTCAGGCCAGTAACAATGCGCCAGCGACTGAAACTGTCCAAGATGATGAGGCTACGACAGTGCTTAATGAGAGTGCGCTTGCGCTTAATGAGGCCGCAAAAGTTAATAGGGTTGAACCGTTAACTGCCTCAAGTCGTATGCCAAATTCAATGTTAGACAGTAGTGCCAATGCGCAGCCTCAGTATTTATCTCAGCCTCAATCAAAGGCGGCGCCGGTGTCACTCAGTAAGGCAGATTATGCCAGTGCGCCAACGCCGCCGACGTATCCCAAATTAGCAAGAAAGCGTGGCCTTGAAGGCACAGTGCAGCTTGAAGTGTTCTTTAACCACTATGGTCAAGCGCAATCGCTGTCTGTGCTGACTAGCAGTGGTCATCGAGTATTAGATGAGGCGGCACTGGCCGCGGTAAAAACATGGCATTTTTTGGCACCAAATCACTTAAGCGCGGGTTTGTTTCGCGTCGAAGTGCCGGTTCGTTTCGCTCTAAATTAG
- a CDS encoding MotA/TolQ/ExbB proton channel family protein — protein MLAADLNLGVLTWPLVCCALVTLVIIVERLAFILVNLRHRPQFFRQQLQQIIPVKVSSLAIDKLESCASTRQDMLARGSLMLLHSKTHHRRDREALMTLWLAKEQRQLLFGIKVLQAIGVISPLLGLLGTVLGLIDMFAGLGQSAGPITPAMLSAGLGLAMNTTAAGLVIALPALTFSQIMNIWVVDTCRRTGHGLTELNLWLDGVHSKAGLTPELAVYHGGTQ, from the coding sequence ATGTTAGCTGCTGATCTCAATCTAGGCGTGCTTACTTGGCCGCTAGTCTGCTGCGCCTTAGTGACCTTGGTCATTATTGTTGAGCGCTTGGCTTTTATACTGGTTAATTTGCGCCATCGACCTCAGTTTTTTCGCCAGCAATTGCAGCAAATTATTCCGGTTAAGGTTTCAAGTTTAGCCATTGATAAGCTTGAATCTTGCGCCAGTACGCGCCAAGACATGCTGGCCCGAGGTAGCCTAATGTTACTGCATAGCAAAACCCATCACCGCCGCGATCGCGAAGCCTTAATGACCTTGTGGCTCGCCAAAGAGCAGCGGCAATTATTGTTTGGTATCAAGGTGCTACAAGCCATAGGTGTCATCAGTCCTTTGCTTGGCCTATTAGGGACAGTGCTTGGCCTCATTGACATGTTTGCTGGTTTAGGCCAGAGCGCTGGCCCCATTACTCCCGCCATGTTAAGCGCAGGTCTTGGCCTTGCCATGAATACTACGGCCGCAGGCTTAGTGATTGCGCTGCCTGCACTAACGTTTTCACAAATCATGAATATTTGGGTGGTAGATACATGTCGGCGCACCGGGCATGGCTTAACTGAGCTTAATTTATGGCTTGATGGCGTGCATAGCAAGGCGGGGTTAACACCAGAGCTTGCTGTATATCATGGGGGCACGCAGTGA
- a CDS encoding biopolymer transporter ExbD has product MIELDKGADNQELSIDLTALIDIIFILLVFLMLTANTQLLALPVDVPTSGGEQAQVLAPKPNISVNVMAKAPYWAIDGHSYAAFSDFSAEVARRLTVEPELEVIVAADKQAEVQLLLQLLAMLQAHKISQTQILMEP; this is encoded by the coding sequence GTGATAGAGCTTGATAAAGGCGCGGATAATCAAGAGCTCAGCATAGATTTAACCGCGCTTATCGACATCATTTTCATCTTGTTAGTGTTTCTAATGCTGACCGCCAACACCCAATTATTAGCTTTGCCGGTTGATGTGCCCACGAGCGGCGGCGAGCAGGCGCAAGTATTAGCGCCTAAGCCCAATATCAGTGTGAATGTGATGGCAAAGGCGCCGTACTGGGCGATTGATGGCCACAGCTATGCAGCCTTTAGTGATTTTAGTGCTGAAGTTGCGCGGCGCTTAACTGTGGAGCCAGAACTTGAAGTGATAGTTGCCGCCGACAAGCAGGCCGAAGTGCAGTTGTTGCTGCAATTGCTTGCCATGTTACAGGCACACAAAATTAGTCAAACCCAAATTTTAATGGAGCCATAA
- a CDS encoding ABC transporter substrate-binding protein: protein MLRLLVSVLCLSSWMCVAANAASTEVSAGVSANAKVVAAGAGVTELILALDAGSQLVAIDASSQAPADLSLTTLGYHRALSAEGILALQPSVLIGTAEMGPKTTIDRVRAARVNVVQLPIPTNYLSLLSNIDALGRLLSSETQAQQLKIKLDRDFALLQQKQQQVAPAAPKVLFMLMMPERPARVGGKGSAGDVIINLAGGKNAADFEGYKSVSQEGILALDADVIIVSVRDETPMDAKQLLLQQMPLLQHAKAVLQGSVYPINSHALIGGLGISSLQAANELAEQLIDLN, encoded by the coding sequence ATGTTGAGGTTGTTGGTGAGTGTATTGTGCTTGTCATCGTGGATGTGTGTTGCAGCTAATGCTGCCAGTACTGAAGTTAGTGCAGGTGTTAGTGCTAATGCCAAGGTAGTGGCGGCGGGCGCGGGCGTAACTGAATTAATTTTAGCGCTCGATGCAGGTTCACAGTTAGTGGCCATTGATGCCAGTAGCCAAGCACCTGCTGATTTGTCGCTAACCACTTTGGGCTATCACAGGGCCTTGTCGGCCGAAGGTATTTTGGCGTTGCAACCTAGCGTATTGATTGGAACCGCTGAAATGGGGCCTAAAACCACCATAGATAGAGTGCGCGCCGCTAGGGTAAATGTCGTGCAATTGCCTATCCCCACTAACTATTTAAGTTTGCTGAGTAATATTGATGCGCTAGGGCGGTTACTCAGCAGTGAAACTCAGGCTCAACAGCTTAAAATCAAACTTGATCGCGACTTTGCGCTATTGCAGCAAAAGCAGCAGCAAGTAGCCCCCGCGGCGCCTAAGGTGCTGTTTATGCTAATGATGCCAGAGCGCCCAGCGCGAGTAGGGGGTAAAGGGTCAGCCGGTGATGTGATTATTAATTTAGCCGGTGGCAAGAATGCTGCGGATTTTGAGGGCTATAAAAGTGTGTCACAAGAAGGGATTTTAGCGCTTGATGCTGATGTGATTATTGTAAGCGTGCGTGATGAAACGCCAATGGATGCTAAGCAATTATTGCTGCAACAAATGCCATTATTGCAGCATGCCAAGGCGGTGCTGCAAGGATCTGTGTATCCCATCAATAGTCATGCCTTAATTGGCGGCTTGGGGATCAGCAGCTTACAAGCGGCCAATGAGTTAGCGGAACAATTAATCGACCTAAATTAA
- a CDS encoding iron ABC transporter permease, whose translation MANYSFYRNSALVLLVITCIISISVGPLAIGFGSALKALIHSLTAMDAFAIAPHEQMVIDSIRLPRTLLAMTVGAMLAQAGAVMQGLFRNPLADPGIIGVSTGAALGAAICIVLLPVAPASLLAMAAFAGGLGTTLLVYQLAASRDGTSVVMLLLAGVAVSALFGAGIGVLTYLASDSALRDLSLWQMGSIAGASFDYVWLTFAVLVILSWQFQRHANALNALLLGEAEARHLGIDVERLKYRMILLCALGVGVSVAATGIIGFIGLVVPHIVRMLLGPDHRQLLPMSAVLGAILLALADIGSRVLMAPAEVPVGLITALIGAPFFIYLLLKQRHRLV comes from the coding sequence GTGGCTAATTATTCTTTTTATCGAAATAGCGCACTAGTGCTGTTAGTGATTACCTGCATTATTTCTATCAGTGTTGGCCCACTAGCCATAGGTTTTGGTTCAGCATTAAAAGCACTGATCCATAGTTTGACCGCTATGGATGCGTTTGCCATAGCGCCCCACGAGCAAATGGTGATTGATAGCATACGTTTGCCAAGAACCTTGCTGGCCATGACAGTTGGCGCCATGTTGGCGCAAGCGGGCGCTGTGATGCAGGGCTTATTTCGCAACCCATTAGCCGATCCTGGCATTATTGGGGTATCTACAGGCGCTGCGTTAGGGGCGGCTATTTGCATAGTGCTCTTGCCTGTGGCGCCCGCAAGCTTACTGGCCATGGCAGCATTTGCGGGGGGATTAGGTACGACCTTATTGGTGTATCAATTGGCGGCAAGTCGCGATGGTACTTCTGTGGTGATGTTATTGCTGGCAGGCGTTGCGGTATCTGCCTTATTTGGTGCTGGCATTGGGGTGCTGACTTATCTTGCGAGCGATAGCGCCTTACGGGATTTAAGTCTCTGGCAAATGGGCTCCATTGCTGGCGCGAGTTTTGATTATGTGTGGCTCACTTTTGCTGTCTTAGTCATTTTATCTTGGCAATTTCAACGCCATGCGAACGCGCTTAATGCCTTGTTGTTAGGCGAGGCTGAGGCGCGCCATTTAGGCATAGATGTTGAGCGCTTAAAATACCGCATGATTTTATTGTGCGCCTTAGGTGTCGGCGTCAGCGTTGCTGCGACCGGTATTATTGGCTTTATTGGCTTAGTGGTGCCGCACATAGTCAGAATGCTATTAGGGCCAGATCATCGTCAGTTACTGCCCATGAGCGCTGTGCTTGGCGCGATATTGTTAGCCTTAGCGGATATTGGCTCGCGAGTATTAATGGCCCCCGCAGAAGTGCCTGTAGGACTCATCACCGCCTTAATCGGCGCGCCATTCTTTATCTACTTGCTACTCAAACAGCGCCATAGATTGGTGTAG
- a CDS encoding heme ABC transporter ATP-binding protein — translation MAQHQCLTITELSVQQGHKVILRDINARFSYGSFTALLGPNGAGKSSLLKCISQDTKVHTGKISLYDRELTNWPRLELARQMAVLPQYASLNFPFTVQQVVAMGLYPLSLDMKAGEERVAAMLEQLQLTHLAQQSYPALSGGEKQRVHIARVLVQLTQAPRPAVLLLDEPTSALDLAQQHRVLGLLQTLAKERPFCVISVLHDINQAARYADQIMVLNQGNMVISGTPNECLTADLIESVWEYRPQAMYGHLDSFSSLRPPSSSASAPAAMFF, via the coding sequence GTGGCTCAACATCAGTGTTTAACTATTACAGAGTTAAGTGTGCAGCAAGGCCATAAAGTTATTTTGCGCGATATCAATGCACGCTTTAGTTATGGCTCTTTTACTGCGCTGCTTGGGCCTAATGGTGCGGGCAAATCGAGTTTATTAAAATGTATTAGCCAAGATACAAAAGTGCATACTGGCAAGATAAGTCTTTATGATCGAGAGCTTACAAATTGGCCGCGCCTTGAGCTTGCGCGGCAAATGGCGGTATTGCCGCAATACGCGAGTCTGAACTTTCCTTTTACTGTGCAGCAAGTGGTTGCCATGGGGCTTTATCCCTTGAGCCTAGATATGAAGGCGGGGGAGGAGCGCGTTGCTGCCATGCTCGAGCAATTGCAGTTAACCCATTTGGCGCAGCAGAGCTATCCCGCATTATCCGGTGGTGAAAAACAGCGGGTGCATATTGCCAGAGTACTAGTGCAATTAACGCAAGCACCGAGGCCTGCGGTGTTATTGCTTGATGAGCCCACCTCGGCGCTCGATTTAGCGCAGCAACACAGGGTGTTAGGCTTATTGCAGACCTTAGCTAAAGAGAGGCCATTTTGCGTGATAAGTGTACTACACGATATTAATCAAGCCGCGCGATATGCTGACCAAATTATGGTGTTAAACCAAGGCAACATGGTTATTAGTGGCACTCCTAATGAGTGTTTAACTGCAGATTTAATTGAATCCGTTTGGGAATACCGCCCGCAAGCTATGTATGGCCATCTTGATTCGTTTAGCTCACTTCGCCCACCTAGCTCGTCTGCATCTGCGCCCGCGGCTATGTTCTTTTGA
- the ung gene encoding uracil-DNA glycosylase: MSNHTHWSAFIAAEQQQAYFKILEQFVAVERQTKTIFPPASDVYRAFELTPLAQVRVVILGQDPYHGAGQAHGLCFSVQPGVKTPPSLVNMYKELATDIEGFTIPHHGFLESWAQQGVLMLNTVLTVEQGKAHSHAKAGWETFTGAVLELLDQQTQPIIFVLWGSHAIKKGKVITAAHHKVLTGPHPSPLSAYRGFFGCRHFSTINELLLENGQTPIDWQI; this comes from the coding sequence ATGTCAAATCATACCCATTGGTCAGCCTTTATTGCCGCTGAGCAGCAGCAAGCCTATTTTAAAATCCTTGAGCAGTTTGTAGCTGTTGAGCGCCAAACTAAAACTATTTTTCCGCCAGCAAGTGATGTGTACCGCGCCTTTGAATTAACGCCATTAGCGCAAGTGCGGGTGGTGATTTTGGGGCAAGATCCGTATCACGGAGCAGGGCAGGCTCATGGTTTGTGTTTTTCAGTGCAACCTGGGGTGAAAACGCCGCCATCATTAGTGAACATGTATAAAGAATTAGCCACGGATATTGAGGGGTTTACTATTCCTCATCATGGTTTTCTTGAGTCATGGGCGCAGCAAGGGGTGTTAATGCTCAACACAGTATTAACCGTTGAACAGGGCAAGGCTCACTCGCACGCCAAGGCTGGCTGGGAAACGTTTACGGGCGCCGTACTTGAACTGTTAGATCAGCAAACACAACCGATTATTTTTGTGCTTTGGGGCAGTCATGCCATCAAGAAAGGTAAGGTGATTACTGCGGCGCATCACAAGGTATTAACTGGCCCCCATCCTTCGCCGTTATCTGCCTATCGCGGTTTTTTTGGGTGCCGGCATTTCTCGACTATCAATGAGTTACTGCTAGAAAACGGCCAAACTCCGATTGATTGGCAGATATAA